AGCATTGAAATAGTAAAAGATATGAAGATTGGGGTTAGAAACATTTCTTTTGTAAGAAAATAAAAAGGAATATGTAAGAATAGCCATAAGGGATGTGTATATGCCTGAACTCGTTCATTTACATTCCAGCGTAAACCGTAGCCATTTATAGCATTATCGACTGTGCGGAAAGTAATATAGGCATCATCACAAAGCCACGCTGTTCGTAAGAACAGGACTGCAAAAAATACCCAGACACCCATTAAGACAAGAGTATAAGTTTTTCTATTTTTTAATATCTCGTTTGAGTATGTCATACAATACTCACGCATTTTGTCTATTGATGATAAAATAATAGAAAGAGTAAAAGCCATTCTACTTTTTGATAGATAAAATATGAGATAAAATTGTTTTTCTATGAGGTTTCAAGTTAAAATTATCCCTTAATTGATTTAGTTACAACTTTGTTAATAAAAGGAGCAAAGCAATGGCTTTTTGCGAAGAACCGGAAATTTGTGAAGAAGAGAAACCCGCCCAGCAGGAAGGATTATCTCTTCGATTGTTAAAAAATCGTGTCGTTATTGTATCGGGTGAAGTTACTCAGGAATTAGCAGAAAAAATCATTACCCAATTGTTATTGTTAGATTATGAATCTCAAGAGCCGATAACTGTTTATGTCTGTTCTCCCGGAGGACATGTGGACTCGGGATTTGCTATTTATGACATAATGAAATTTGTCCAATCCCCAGTAACGACAATTGGTGTAGGTTGGGTTGCCAGT
The Candidatus Hydrogenedens sp. DNA segment above includes these coding regions:
- a CDS encoding ATP-dependent Clp protease proteolytic subunit, with amino-acid sequence MAFCEEPEICEEEKPAQQEGLSLRLLKNRVVIVSGEVTQELAEKIITQLLLLDYESQEPITVYVCSPGGHVDSGFAIYDIMKFVQSPVTTIGVGWVASIAVPILMGAPKDRRFALPNTRFLIHQPSGGAGGQAADIRIEAQEILKIRERINRLLSVETGHPIEKIAKDSDRNFWMSAEEALEYGLIGEIISRRKG